The genomic interval ATGGTACTTAAACATTAATACATCAAAATTACAACATGGAAATTACCTGTTACATGCCGAAATAACAGATGATTTATTCAAAAGATTCTTAGGAGTAGGGATTTCTAAAAAACAAGATGATAAACTGTTCTATATTCCACCAAATGGCGTAAATAACTCTGTTAACTCTACACGAGCATCATAATGTTTCCGGTTCATTATAATAGGTCTCTATTTACTATACATCAAATTTTCAGACAAGCTTTGAGACAAGAAAAATAATACTTGCCTGACCTATCCGGTTACAGGCCGACTTTTCCATCAAGACTTCCTTTTTGCTATTTAGCTATCCTCTATTTTATATTACTTTTATATTACCAATCCGCCATCCACAGAAAGCACCGCTCCGTTTACAAAATTCGCATCATCCGAAGCAAGGTATAAATATGCATTCGCAATATCTTTTGGTTCACCAAGCCTTTTTAACGGTGTTTTCTCTTTCATCATGTCAAGGATCTTTTCAGGCACAGCCGATGTCATGGGAGTTGCAATAAATCCGGGGGCAACTGCATTTACCCGTATCCCTTTTTTTCCAAGTTCCTTTGCCAGGGTCTTTGTCATGCCAATCAAACCTGCTTTGGTTGCAGCATAATTGACCTGGCCGACATTGCCGTTTAATCCTACTATTGAGGATGTATTGATGATTACACCGGATCCCTGGTTCATCATGACTTCAACAACAGCCTGGATACAGTTGAATACTCCTTTAAGATTGATGTCAATAACCTTATCCCATTGTTGCTCTGTCATTTTTGATACGAAAGCATCCTGGACAATTCCTGCATTATTTATTAAAATGTCTATCCTGCCGTATTTTTCGAGAGTGGCTTTAGCCATCTGTTGTGTTTGTTCCCTGTCGGATACATCAAGTTTAACAAAAAACCCCTCTCCATTTTCCCTGATCCGGGCAGCAGTTTCTTCGCCACCTTTTTCATTGACATCGGCAACTACTACTTTTGCGCCTTCCTTTGCGAACAGGAGCGCGGTCTCTTTACCAATGCCGCTCCCTGCTCCTGTGATAATTACAACTTTATTTTCAAGTTTCATTTGTATTCACCTCTGAATCGCGGTTCTTTCTACTATATCCTGCTGTTATTGTGGGAAATATATATATAGCCAGGGCATCCGTTACATAATCATAAAATTAAGCAAAAAGATTATATACAGTGAGTACAAATATATCATTGGAGGTTAGTTGTATGGACTTATTAACGACAATAGTTGTAATTTTGTTGCTGCTGTGGCTGTTGGGATTTGGGTTCGGTTTTCTTGGTAGCTTAATCCATATATTGCTGGTGGCTGCTATTATTGTAATACTGATA from Candidatus Methanoperedens sp. carries:
- the fabG gene encoding 3-oxoacyl-ACP reductase FabG; translation: MKLENKVVIITGAGSGIGKETALLFAKEGAKVVVADVNEKGGEETAARIRENGEGFFVKLDVSDREQTQQMAKATLEKYGRIDILINNAGIVQDAFVSKMTEQQWDKVIDINLKGVFNCIQAVVEVMMNQGSGVIINTSSIVGLNGNVGQVNYAATKAGLIGMTKTLAKELGKKGIRVNAVAPGFIATPMTSAVPEKILDMMKEKTPLKRLGEPKDIANAYLYLASDDANFVNGAVLSVDGGLVI
- a CDS encoding lmo0937 family membrane protein; its protein translation is MDLLTTIVVILLLLWLLGFGFGFLGSLIHILLVAAIIVILIRIIQGRNPV